The Methylocella tundrae genome contains the following window.
TCCTGCGGGCTCGCCCAGCCGAAAGCGGTAATGTGCTCTTCCGTCACCATCGGATCGTTGAGCTCGTCGTTCTTGTAATAGAATTCGATGATCGACCGCGGCAGCTGGGTGCCTTCCTCGATGCCGAGGCGCGTCGCAAGGGAGCCCGCGGCGACGTTGCGGACGACGACTTCGAGCGGAATGATCTCGACTTCGCGAATCAGCTGCTCGCGCATGTTGAGGCGGCGGATGAAATGGGTCGGCACGCCGATGTCGTTCAGATTTTGAAAAATGAACTCGGAGATTCTGTTATTGAGGACGCCTTTGCCGTCAATGACCTCATGCTTCTTGGCGTTGAATGCGGTTGCGTCATCCTTGAAATGCTGGATGAGCGTGCCGGGTTCGGGTCCTTCATAGAGGACCTTGGCCTTGCCTTCATAGATGCGCCGGCGGCGATTCATTGGGATTAACCGTGGCTTGAGAGGATCCATTGGCGGCCGTGGCTCCTGTGAACGTCCTGGGGCCCGCGTCCAAACAGCTGATCGAGCGCTGTTCAGCCGCGGAGGAGTGAAGTTGGGTCGAGGCTAAGCCGCAGGTCCGCAGGGTCTTACACGCTTTTCTGTCCCGGAGACAAGCCAAGCGGCAAACCCGTCGAAAAGCGGCCCGCGCGCGCAGCTTTGAGTCAACGCACTGAGATCACGCTGAAAAATGATTCCCCCACATGAGGCCGACGCCGGCCGTTCTAGCAGACATCCGCCGTCGGATACAGAGAAGAAATCAACCCCGCTCCCGCTTCAAGCGCCGTCATATTGCCTATGCGACAATGGCCTTTTCAAGAAATCATGCTAAAATTAACCAAGGCAAAAGAGCGAAAGTCGGCATTCGCCGGAATTGGATGGGATTTCATGACGACATTCGACAAGCGCGAACAGGCTTTCGAAGCTCAGCTTGTGCATGACGAGGCGCTGAAGTTCAAGGCAATCGCCCGCCGTAACAAGTGGTTCGGGCTCTGGGCGGCCGGAATGCTCGGCAAGACCGGCGCGGAGGCCGAAGCTTACGCCAACGCGGTGGTTCAGACCGACATCGCCCAAGGCGCTGAGGAGTTTTTCAGGAAGGTTCGCGCCGACTTCGACAAAGCCGGAGTCCAGCTATCCGACCACCAGATCCGCCGCAAACTCGAAGAATTGCTCGTCGCCGCGATCGCCGAGGTCAAAGGCGCCTAGAGTCTGACGACGAAAGTTACGGGCCTTTCGGACCGATATCATCCTGCAAAACAAAAGCTTACGATTGATTGCTTAGCGTCCGCGCGAGGTTCGCGCCGCTTCCTAAGCAATTGTTAGCTCTTGCGGGGCGAGACTGCCCGCCATGTCCCGCGCAAAAACCCCCGATATCGGCCTTGTTCCGACGGCTTTGCCCGATCATTTGGCGCTCTTCGCTCACGCGGACGCAGAGCTTTTGGCGCTTGCCCGCGCCTGGCTCGCGCATTTGGCGGGCGAGCGCCGGATCGCTGATCTGACGCTCGAAGCGTACACTCGCGACCTTCGCCAATTTCTGGCCTTCGCCGCCATTCACTTCGGCGCAGTTCCGTCGC
Protein-coding sequences here:
- the purC gene encoding phosphoribosylaminoimidazolesuccinocarboxamide synthase is translated as MDPLKPRLIPMNRRRRIYEGKAKVLYEGPEPGTLIQHFKDDATAFNAKKHEVIDGKGVLNNRISEFIFQNLNDIGVPTHFIRRLNMREQLIREVEIIPLEVVVRNVAAGSLATRLGIEEGTQLPRSIIEFYYKNDELNDPMVTEEHITAFGWASPQEIDDIMALAIRVNDFLTGLFLGVGIRLVDFKMECGRLWEGDMMRIAVADEISPDSCRLWDIKSNDKLDKDRFRRDLGGLVEAYTEVARRLGILQENEQPRAAGPKLVR
- a CDS encoding DUF1476 domain-containing protein, which translates into the protein MTTFDKREQAFEAQLVHDEALKFKAIARRNKWFGLWAAGMLGKTGAEAEAYANAVVQTDIAQGAEEFFRKVRADFDKAGVQLSDHQIRRKLEELLVAAIAEVKGA